The DNA region AAAGCCGCCAAAGCAAAGATCCACCAATGCAAAGGTGTTTTGTAAGCGAAACTTTGCAGCCATTTATCCATGCTGTAATAACCTAAGGGGATAGCTATCACAGTAGCTAATAACACCGGTTTCAGCAGATCTTTTGATATCAGGATAAGGATATTTTGTACCGATGAACCCAATACTTTACGGACTCCGATTTCCTTGGTACGTTTCGCTGCGGTAAACGAGGCTAAACCAAATAAACCCAAACAGGCAATAAAGATGGCCAAGCCAGAAAATATGCTTAACATGGTTTGCTGCCTGATATCGTTGCGATAGGTGGTATCAAATTGCTGGTCAAGAAAGCTGTACTCAAACGGATAAACAGGAGCGACTTCGGCATAAATGTTTTTGATAGCAGCCAAACCGGCCTGGACATTTCCGGGTTTTAGTTTGATCACGGCTACGCGCCTGTCGTCGCTTGGCGATATCACCAGGGCATCCATGTTTTCTTTAAGTGAAAGGAAGTTAAAATCTTCCACTACACCGATGATGGTGCGGCGACTACTATCACGCACTGTATTTTTAATCCATTTACCGATAGCCTGCTGCGGCGTAAAGCCCAGTTCTTTAGCCGCTGTACGGTTGATCAATACCGAATTCGTAGTATCGGTAGCAAACTGCGGTGAAAAATCCCTGCCGGCGATAATTTTCAGGCCAAAGGTTTTAACATATTCAAAGTCGGCAAATTCCGACCTCGATTTGAATGTTTCATGCTGACCTTCAACCTCAAAGCCCTGCATATCAAAAAAGCCGCCCGGTTCGCCCGACATCAGGGATACCGACTTCACATAGTCCGAATTTTGCAGCTGGTGTTTAAATGTTTGCATGTGATCATAGATATCGTTATTATCAATCTTCACAATAACGGTTTGCTCCTTGTCATAACCCAATGATTTGTTTTTCACATATCGCATCTGGTTAACGATCACGATAGTGCCAATAATAAGCAACACCGAAATACTGAACTGGAACACCACCAGCGATTGCCTGAAAAATGAGCCGCCTTTACCTAATTTAAGCTTACCTTTTAAAGCCTCAATGGGCGAAAATGCCGACATGAATATAGCCGGATAGCTTCCGGCAAGGAAACCCACAAATAAAATAACGCCTAAAAGAAACAGGTAAATCGGCGCACTGTTCCAAGATACAGTGAGCGCATACCCAAGCAAGCTATTGTATGATGGCATCAGCAAGAGTAACAAACCAATAGAAAGGGCGCATGAAATTAGCGCCAGCAAAATAGATTCGCCGATGAACTGCCACACCAGATGATTTCTTAATGCGCCTAAAACCTTGCGCATCCCTACTTCTTTTGAACGTTCGACAGCGCGGATAGTGGCCAGGTTCATAAAATTGATACAGGCAATGATCATGATGAGCACCGCTATCGAAATAAAGATGAATACCACAGTTTTATCCCCATGTTTTACATTATCAAACGACGAGGCATTTTCAAAATAGATATCCTTAAACGGTCTTAAGCTCAGGTTAAATTTAGTACCAAAACGCTGCATATCCTTGCCCATGTACTTATCCATAAACTGCGGAAAGCGGCTTTCCAAGGCAGCCGGGCTGCTATGCTCATTCAATAACAGGTAAACAAAAAGGCTATTGTTAATCCATACATTAAAACCCTGATCGCGGGTGTAATTGGATATTGGCATCACCAGGTCAAAATCAAGGTGCGAGTTGGAAGGCACATCTTTGGCAATACCTGTTACCTTTAATTGCAGTTGTTTATCCATCTGTACCACCTTGCCCATGGCATTATCAATATTGCCGAAATATTTTTTGGCTGTGGTTTCAGTTAGCACCACGCTACCCGGGTGGTTTAATGCTGAAGTAGCATCTCCCCTCAGCAACGGGAAAGTAAAGAGGCTAAAAAAGTTGGAATCAACCGCGTAAACCTTTTTTTCGTTGAACGATTTTTCGCCAAAAGAAACCAGGTTATTTCGTGGAGAAACGCGCACTGCCATCTTGATATCCTGCGGATAATCATTCAGCATGGCGGGGGCGTAAGGTCCCGAGAGGTAAGATGTGGGGGCTTTCGACTTATCAAAGCCGCGCATCACTCTGTAAATATTTTTGCCCTGCTTATGAAAATTATCCACGCTAAACTCATTCATAATATACAGGAATATCATGAGGCAAACGGTTATACCCATAGTTAATCCCAAAATGTGGATCAGCGAAAATGCCTTATTCCTATAAAGGTTTCGCCATGCTGTTTTTATGTAGTTACGTATCATTAGTTCACTTGTTCATTAGTTCATTGGTACTTATCGCTTACTTTTATCTGCCTGCTGGCCTGTATCTGCTACTTCAAACTGCTGCTGCTATCTGTCAACTAATTTTATTCATTTTTCAAACTCCTCACCGGGTTGGCCAGTGCCGCCTTGATGGATTGAAAGCTGATGGTTACAAAAGCGATCAACACGGCCAAAACCGCAGCCAATACTACCACCCACCATTGTATGTTTTGCCTGTACGCAAAGCCCTGCAACCATTGCTGCATGGCGACCCAGGCAACCGGAATGGCTATTACTATTGCTATCATTACCAGTTTGATAAAATCTTTTGACAGCATACCTACTATAGCGCCTACATTAGCGCCAAGTACTTTACGGATGCCTATCTCCTTAGTGCGCTGTTCGGCCGCATATGCAGCAAGGCCAAACAAACCTAAACAGGCTATCACAATTGTTAAACTTGTAAATATGATGAATATGGTACCCATCCGCTGTTCCGCACGGTACGATGAATCAAAATCGTCATCCATAAACGAATATTCAAACTCCTTACCCGGTTTTATAGATTTCCATTTGTCGCTGATCATGGCCATAAGTGCGGTGATATTAGCGGTATTTACTTTTACACTTAAGGCGCCGGTATCCTGCCCGTACATTAATATCACCGGGCTTACATTATTACGCAGCGAAGCGAAATTAAAATCCTTAATAACACCTACTATATGATATTCTTTAAACGTTTTGGCCATATTGTCCATAGGCAAAAACATGGATTTGTTAAGCGGGTCACGTACGCCCATCAGTTTCGCCGCTGTTTCATTAATGATCATGGCCGCCGAATCGGTAGGCATCTGGTTTGAGAAATTACGGCCTTTGGTTAGTTTTATGCCGAGGGTTGGCAGATAGTTATCGTCAACTACCCAGGTTTGTGCAAGCACTGCTTTTTTAGGGTCGAGCCCGCGTTCCTGGAAAACGCTGCTGCTGTTCCTGTAATCAGAAGTTGGCAAAAAGCCTGTCATGGTTACGCCCATTACGCCTGGCAATTGCTTTACTTCATCTCTTAACACCTTGCTCTTGTCGCCGAGGTCATACACACCATGAATCACCAATACCTGGCTGCGGTTATAACCAAGATCTTTATTCTGAATATATTTAAGCTGATTATAGATCACCAGTGTACCAATGATGAGCACTATCGATATAAAAAACTGGAACACCACCAATGAGCTCCTTAACATTCCGCCCTTAAAGCCAGAGGAAAGCTTGCCTTTTAAAACATCAATTGGCTGAAATGCCGAAAGAAAAAACGCGGGATATGAGCCAGCCAGGAAGCCAATCACCAAAACTATTACCAGCAAAGCAGGAATCAGCCAAACCAATGAGCCCATATTAAGCTCCATGGTTTTACCCGCTATATTATTGAATACCGGCAGCAGAAAATAAGCCATCAGCATGGCTATTACTGTAGCAATAAACGTTACCATGATAGACTCAGACAGGAACTGGGCAATAAGCGACTGACGCCTTGAACCAAGTACCTTACGAACCCCTACCTCCCGGGCCCGGTTTGCAGAACGGGCGGTTGAAAGGTTCATGAAGTTTACACAGGCTATCAGTAAGATAAAAATAGCAACCGCTCCAAAAATGTACACGTACTGAATGTTCCCGTTATGATCAAGCTCCGACACAAGATTTGATTTGAGGTGGATATCCTTCAATGGCATAAGACTCAGCTGGTATTTGTTGCCGGCTCCTTCAAACGAATCAAAAGTAAGATGTAAGATACTCTGCAATTGCGGACCCGCATATTTGTGCATTAATGCAGGAAACTTGGCTTCAAACTTTTTGGCATCCACACCAGGTTTTAGTAATACATAGGTATTGAAATTATTGCTGAACCATGCCCCATCTTTGCTTTCCGCGTTTGACGCCATCGACAGGAAAAAATCGTAATGAAAATGCGATTGCCTGGGCAGGTCTTTAATTACACCGGTAACCTTATAAAGCAGCTTTTCATCAAACGTAAAAGTTTTACCTACAACCTGCGTAGTATTAAAATAACGTTTAGCTGTACTTTCAGTAATGACAACGGTATTAGGTTCAACAAGCGCCTTCTTAGGATCGCCTGCTACCATTGGCAGGGTGAATACATCAAACAAGGTGGAATCGGCCAGCACCATTCGGTTTTCATGAATAGTTTGATTGCCTTTTTTTACATTATAACCTCCGCGCATCAAAAAACGGCAGGCACGCTCAACCTCAGGGTAGTCATTTTGAAAGGCGGCACTTAACGGAGCAGGCGCACAGGCATAACTTTGATCGATACCGCCAAATTTAATCTGCATATTGGCGCGATAGATCCTGTCGGCCTTAACATTGAACTTGTCATAGCTCAGCTCATCTACCACATAAAATACGATGAGCAAACACGTAGCCAGCCCAAGGGCCAAACCAAACACATTAATTGTGGTGAAACCCCCATTTTTTTTCAATGTGCGAAAAGCAGTTTTAAGATAATTTCTGATCATTATATTAAGTTCATTGGTTCAATTGTTCATTAGTTCATTGGTATCAAGCTGTATAGCTGCTTACTGCCACTGCAAACTGCCTACTCGTTTTTAAGGCTATTAACCGGGTTTGCCAATGCTGCTTTTATAGATTGGAAACTTACTGTAGCCACAGCTATTATTATAGCTACTACGCCTGCCAGCGCCAGCACCCACCATTGTATACTGATGCGGTAAGCGAAATCCTGCAGCCATTTGTTCATTAAATACCAGGCTAAAGGGGTTGTAATGGCTATGGAGATCAATACCAGCTTTATAAAATCTTTGGATAAGGTATTCACTATGGCAGATACACTTGCACCGAGTACTTTACGGATCCCGATTTCTTTGGTGCGTTGTTCTGCAGCATAAGCGGCTAAGCCAAACAAGCCAAGGCAGGCAATGGAAATAGCCAGCACCGTAAATATGATGGATATGGTGCCGGTACGCTGCTCAGCACGATAATTAGCATCAAAATCCTGATCCATAAAAGAATAGCTAAACTGGCTTTGGGTCATGCCCTGCCATTTGCTTTTTATCTGATCGACGAGAGCAGGTAAATTAGTTGTATTTACCCTGATACTCAGGTTTCCACTGTCTTCGTCCATTAAAAAAATCATTGGGCTGATATTTTCCCTCAGCGAGTTGAAATTAAAATCTTTAACCACACCTATGATGTGATAAGCTTTTACATGATCACGGTTGCCATCCATATTACGGTACAGGATTTTATTGACCGGATTGGTAAAGCCTAAAAATTTAGCTGCTGTTTCATTGATCACTAATCCGGTGGAATCCGTTGACATACTTGCCGAAAAATCGCGCCCGGCAGAGATCTTCATACCCAGGGTGCTGATATAGTCCGCGTCTACCCGCCAGCTTTGCGGAAACAAAGCAGTTTTTTGATCGGCTGCCGCTTCTTTATAAAAAATGGACGTTCCCCTGTTTTTACCGGTTGGCAAATAACCCGTCAAAGTAGCATTAACTACACCTTGGATTTGCTTTACCTCATTTTTAAAGGTTTTGGCATGGCTGCCCAATTCAAATGCATTATTGATAACAAGTACCTGATTGCGGTTATAACCCAGGTTTTTGGTTTGAATATAATTGAGCTGGTTATAAATAACGATGGTACCAATAATGAGGAATATTGAAATAGAAAACTGGAATACAACCAGTACACTCCTAAGCCAGCTGCCTTTGAAACCGCCGGCAAGTTTACCGCTAAGCACATTAATTGGCTGAAATGCCGAAAGAAAAAAAGCAGGATATGATCCGGCAGCAAAACCTACCACCAGTACAATCAATAGTAAAGCAGGCAGCAACCAGGTTAAGGTTTGCGCGCCAACAACCAACTCCTTGCCCGATACCTGATTAAACAGCGGCAATAAAAGTAATACAGTAAAAAACGCTATAACTGCCGCTGCCAAAGTCACCAATACCGATTCGGTTAAAAACTGGGCTATTAAATATTTACGCGGGGAACCTAAAACCTTGCGTACACCAACCTCCCTGGCCCTGCTGGCCGAACGAGCTGTTGAAAGGTTCATAAAGTTGATGCCTGCTATAAGTAATATGAATATGGCAATGGCCGAAAATATATAAACATACTGCGCTGAGCTATTGCTGCCCAACTCACCGGTACGGTTTGAGTGCAAATGGATATCGGTTAAAGGAGTGAGGTTAAGCCTGAAATAACTGCCGCTTTTTTCAAAATCGGCAATATTGACGTGCAAGGCCGTTTGCATTTGCCCTTCGCTGTATTTTTTCAGCAAAGCAGCCAGTTTTTTCTCAAATAACTTATAATCTGTACCTGGTTTCAAAACCACATAGGTATTGTAGTCGCTTCTTAACCATTCGGGAGATTTGCTATCAGGCCAGCTTATCATCGACATAAAAAAATCGAAATGAAAGTGCGATTGCTTCGGTAAATCCTTTATCACTCCTGTAATCTTTAACAATTGATTGTTATCGATGGAGAGTGTTTTGCCTACAACGTTGGTACTGTTAAAGTACTTTTGGGCTGTAGTTTCGGTAATCACCACGGTGTTAGGCTCTTTCAAAGCCGTAGCCGGATTACCATTAATCATGGGTAGGGTAAACACGTTAAAAACCGATGGGTCGGCAAAAACGGTACCGTACTCAAGAATACTTTCGTTACCTTTTTTTACGTGGAAACCTCCTGCTGCCTTAAGCCGGGTTACTTCCTCCACCTCAGGGAGATCCGTTTTTAATGCCTGAGCCAACGGCGGCATCGCAACGGCATAAAGTACATTATTGTTGCCAAATTTAAGATCTTCATTAACCCGGTACGTGCGATCAGCTTTCTCATTAAACCGATCATAACTCAACTCATCGGCTAC from Mucilaginibacter sp. SJ includes:
- a CDS encoding ABC transporter permease encodes the protein MIRNYIKTAWRNLYRNKAFSLIHILGLTMGITVCLMIFLYIMNEFSVDNFHKQGKNIYRVMRGFDKSKAPTSYLSGPYAPAMLNDYPQDIKMAVRVSPRNNLVSFGEKSFNEKKVYAVDSNFFSLFTFPLLRGDATSALNHPGSVVLTETTAKKYFGNIDNAMGKVVQMDKQLQLKVTGIAKDVPSNSHLDFDLVMPISNYTRDQGFNVWINNSLFVYLLLNEHSSPAALESRFPQFMDKYMGKDMQRFGTKFNLSLRPFKDIYFENASSFDNVKHGDKTVVFIFISIAVLIMIIACINFMNLATIRAVERSKEVGMRKVLGALRNHLVWQFIGESILLALISCALSIGLLLLLMPSYNSLLGYALTVSWNSAPIYLFLLGVILFVGFLAGSYPAIFMSAFSPIEALKGKLKLGKGGSFFRQSLVVFQFSISVLLIIGTIVIVNQMRYVKNKSLGYDKEQTVIVKIDNNDIYDHMQTFKHQLQNSDYVKSVSLMSGEPGGFFDMQGFEVEGQHETFKSRSEFADFEYVKTFGLKIIAGRDFSPQFATDTTNSVLINRTAAKELGFTPQQAIGKWIKNTVRDSSRRTIIGVVEDFNFLSLKENMDALVISPSDDRRVAVIKLKPGNVQAGLAAIKNIYAEVAPVYPFEYSFLDQQFDTTYRNDIRQQTMLSIFSGLAIFIACLGLFGLASFTAAKRTKEIGVRKVLGSSVQNILILISKDLLKPVLLATVIAIPLGYYSMDKWLQSFAYKTPLHWWIFALAALLTFVIAVVTISFQSLKAALANPIRSLRSE
- a CDS encoding ABC transporter permease, whose translation is MFKNYLKTAFRTLRKNVGFTVINILGLALGLATCLMIVLYVADELSYDRFNEKADRTYRVNEDLKFGNNNVLYAVAMPPLAQALKTDLPEVEEVTRLKAAGGFHVKKGNESILEYGTVFADPSVFNVFTLPMINGNPATALKEPNTVVITETTAQKYFNSTNVVGKTLSIDNNQLLKITGVIKDLPKQSHFHFDFFMSMISWPDSKSPEWLRSDYNTYVVLKPGTDYKLFEKKLAALLKKYSEGQMQTALHVNIADFEKSGSYFRLNLTPLTDIHLHSNRTGELGSNSSAQYVYIFSAIAIFILLIAGINFMNLSTARSASRAREVGVRKVLGSPRKYLIAQFLTESVLVTLAAAVIAFFTVLLLLPLFNQVSGKELVVGAQTLTWLLPALLLIVLVVGFAAGSYPAFFLSAFQPINVLSGKLAGGFKGSWLRSVLVVFQFSISIFLIIGTIVIYNQLNYIQTKNLGYNRNQVLVINNAFELGSHAKTFKNEVKQIQGVVNATLTGYLPTGKNRGTSIFYKEAAADQKTALFPQSWRVDADYISTLGMKISAGRDFSASMSTDSTGLVINETAAKFLGFTNPVNKILYRNMDGNRDHVKAYHIIGVVKDFNFNSLRENISPMIFLMDEDSGNLSIRVNTTNLPALVDQIKSKWQGMTQSQFSYSFMDQDFDANYRAEQRTGTISIIFTVLAISIACLGLFGLAAYAAEQRTKEIGIRKVLGASVSAIVNTLSKDFIKLVLISIAITTPLAWYLMNKWLQDFAYRISIQWWVLALAGVVAIIIAVATVSFQSIKAALANPVNSLKNE
- a CDS encoding ABC transporter permease, whose protein sequence is MIRNYLKTAFRTLKKNGGFTTINVFGLALGLATCLLIVFYVVDELSYDKFNVKADRIYRANMQIKFGGIDQSYACAPAPLSAAFQNDYPEVERACRFLMRGGYNVKKGNQTIHENRMVLADSTLFDVFTLPMVAGDPKKALVEPNTVVITESTAKRYFNTTQVVGKTFTFDEKLLYKVTGVIKDLPRQSHFHYDFFLSMASNAESKDGAWFSNNFNTYVLLKPGVDAKKFEAKFPALMHKYAGPQLQSILHLTFDSFEGAGNKYQLSLMPLKDIHLKSNLVSELDHNGNIQYVYIFGAVAIFILLIACVNFMNLSTARSANRAREVGVRKVLGSRRQSLIAQFLSESIMVTFIATVIAMLMAYFLLPVFNNIAGKTMELNMGSLVWLIPALLVIVLVIGFLAGSYPAFFLSAFQPIDVLKGKLSSGFKGGMLRSSLVVFQFFISIVLIIGTLVIYNQLKYIQNKDLGYNRSQVLVIHGVYDLGDKSKVLRDEVKQLPGVMGVTMTGFLPTSDYRNSSSVFQERGLDPKKAVLAQTWVVDDNYLPTLGIKLTKGRNFSNQMPTDSAAMIINETAAKLMGVRDPLNKSMFLPMDNMAKTFKEYHIVGVIKDFNFASLRNNVSPVILMYGQDTGALSVKVNTANITALMAMISDKWKSIKPGKEFEYSFMDDDFDSSYRAEQRMGTIFIIFTSLTIVIACLGLFGLAAYAAEQRTKEIGIRKVLGANVGAIVGMLSKDFIKLVMIAIVIAIPVAWVAMQQWLQGFAYRQNIQWWVVVLAAVLAVLIAFVTISFQSIKAALANPVRSLKNE